In Laspinema palackyanum D2c, a single window of DNA contains:
- a CDS encoding Nif11-like leader peptide family natural product precursor yields MTQKNAAALFKAVKEDLALQQQMQAAKNPAAIRKLAKERGYSFTDEELNHEISQLSDEELSRMINPGIAPREHLIRR; encoded by the coding sequence ATGACTCAGAAAAACGCAGCAGCCCTTTTCAAAGCAGTTAAAGAGGATTTAGCACTTCAACAACAAATGCAAGCGGCTAAAAATCCAGCAGCTATCAGAAAATTGGCTAAAGAACGAGGCTATAGTTTCACCGATGAAGAATTGAATCATGAAATTAGCCAATTATCGGACGAAGAGTTATCCCGCATGATCAATCCGGGCATTGCCCCTCGGGAACACCTGATTCGCCGGTAA
- a CDS encoding 1-acyl-sn-glycerol-3-phosphate acyltransferase gives MIKSIDGAHPPLEFIPPNFNPLVLQVAKLVMPLWRKFRTPITQISTENVEQLVELYQQFKGEKVRFLMAFRHPSTYDPFPIAHLIWQEVPQMARSKNIALASPVHFHFMYDRGIPLWAGKWLESLLPKLGGTPIVRGKIDRQGLRSARELFAKGQFPLAASPEGGTNGHNEIISPLEPGIAQLAFWCMEDLQKENRGDRVAILPIGIRYKYEKEEWDAVAALLTQMELDCGLSSLPIPGEPQHEAFTPSLASLYPRLIRLGQHLLSLMEDFYRRFYHRTLPDTAGDPNDLTTRLPALLDMALQVAEDYFKLPSKGTVIDRCRRLEQAGWDRIYREDLENIEALSPLERGLADRVAEEANLRMWHMRLVECFVAVTGQYVREKPTFERFAETTLLVWDTIARIKGERPASRPELGKQSVQLTIGEPIWVSDRWDSYKNSRRSAIADLTQDLRSALEQTIVG, from the coding sequence ATGATTAAATCCATTGATGGCGCTCATCCGCCTTTAGAATTTATTCCCCCGAATTTTAATCCCTTGGTGTTACAGGTAGCAAAATTGGTGATGCCTTTATGGAGAAAATTTCGGACTCCGATTACGCAGATCTCAACGGAAAATGTCGAGCAGTTGGTGGAACTGTATCAGCAGTTTAAAGGGGAGAAAGTGCGCTTTTTGATGGCTTTTCGCCATCCGAGTACCTACGACCCATTTCCGATTGCTCACTTAATTTGGCAGGAAGTTCCCCAAATGGCGCGGTCGAAAAATATCGCCCTCGCTTCTCCGGTGCATTTTCATTTTATGTACGATCGCGGCATTCCGTTATGGGCGGGAAAATGGTTGGAATCTCTCTTACCTAAACTGGGTGGTACTCCCATTGTGCGAGGGAAAATAGACCGCCAGGGGTTGCGATCGGCCCGTGAATTGTTTGCGAAAGGTCAATTTCCTCTGGCGGCTTCTCCGGAAGGGGGGACCAATGGACATAATGAAATTATTAGTCCGTTGGAACCGGGGATTGCTCAGTTGGCATTCTGGTGTATGGAGGATTTACAGAAGGAAAATCGAGGCGATCGCGTGGCAATTCTCCCCATCGGGATTCGCTACAAATATGAAAAAGAAGAATGGGATGCTGTAGCAGCGTTACTCACTCAAATGGAGTTAGATTGCGGTTTATCTTCTCTCCCCATTCCTGGAGAACCTCAACATGAGGCTTTCACCCCTTCTCTGGCTTCCCTTTACCCGCGTTTAATTCGATTGGGACAACATTTATTATCGTTAATGGAAGATTTCTATCGCCGATTTTATCATCGTACTTTACCCGATACGGCAGGAGACCCAAATGATTTAACCACTCGACTTCCTGCACTGCTGGATATGGCACTACAGGTGGCAGAAGACTATTTTAAACTGCCATCTAAGGGGACAGTCATTGACCGATGTAGACGGTTAGAACAAGCGGGATGGGATCGGATTTATCGAGAGGATCTTGAGAATATTGAGGCATTGTCTCCCTTGGAACGAGGACTCGCCGATCGCGTGGCAGAAGAAGCCAATTTGCGAATGTGGCACATGAGATTGGTGGAATGTTTTGTGGCAGTTACGGGACAATATGTGCGGGAAAAACCCACCTTTGAGCGGTTTGCAGAGACGACCCTCTTAGTGTGGGATACTATTGCTCGGATTAAGGGAGAACGTCCCGCTTCTCGTCCAGAATTAGGCAAGCAGTCGGTTCAGTTGACGATCGGGGAACCCATTTGGGTGAGCGATCGCTGGGATTCTTACAAAAACAGTCGGCGATCGGCGATCGCTGACTTAACCCAAGATTTGCGATCGGCTTTAGAACAAACCATTGTGGGTTGA